Proteins from one Streptomyces sp. NBC_00289 genomic window:
- a CDS encoding cyclase family protein, protein MNRDDPESEIAASAKACSNWGRWGAEDVLGTLNFLDEAKRREGAALVRRGVSFSLSQRFDMDGPQKGWRRRTNPVHTMLDTGTDAALGNQGFPHGLGGADDVISMPLQCSTQWDGLGHIFDHGKAWNGRDAARTVTSDGDLVTGIEHMAPYVAGRGVLLDVGRVVGEDGELPDGFAITEEHLNRTAEAHGVTVGRGDIALVRTGRLARAGREGWGDYAGGDSPGLSFTTAGWLHGTEIAAIATDTWGFEVRPNEFTHAFQPLHQVAIPHIGLLIGEMWDLEALADDCAADGVHEFWLTAAPLPITGAVGSPVNPLAVK, encoded by the coding sequence ATGAACCGCGACGACCCCGAGAGCGAGATCGCCGCGAGCGCCAAAGCCTGTTCCAACTGGGGCCGTTGGGGGGCGGAGGACGTGCTGGGCACGCTCAACTTCCTCGACGAGGCCAAGCGGCGGGAGGGTGCCGCCCTGGTCCGGCGCGGAGTCAGCTTCTCCCTCTCGCAGCGCTTCGACATGGACGGCCCGCAGAAGGGCTGGCGCCGGCGCACCAACCCGGTGCACACCATGCTCGACACCGGCACCGACGCCGCCCTCGGCAACCAGGGCTTCCCGCACGGTCTCGGCGGCGCCGACGACGTGATCAGCATGCCGCTGCAGTGCTCCACCCAGTGGGACGGCCTCGGGCACATCTTCGACCACGGCAAGGCGTGGAACGGACGTGACGCGGCGAGGACCGTCACCTCCGACGGCGACCTCGTCACCGGCATCGAGCACATGGCGCCGTACGTCGCCGGCCGGGGCGTGCTCCTCGACGTGGGCCGGGTCGTCGGCGAGGACGGCGAGCTGCCCGACGGCTTCGCCATCACCGAGGAGCACCTGAACCGGACCGCCGAGGCCCACGGGGTGACGGTCGGCCGCGGCGACATCGCTCTCGTACGCACCGGCCGCCTGGCCCGGGCCGGGCGCGAGGGCTGGGGCGACTACGCGGGAGGCGACTCCCCCGGACTGTCGTTCACGACGGCCGGCTGGCTGCACGGCACCGAGATCGCCGCGATCGCCACCGACACCTGGGGCTTCGAGGTGCGCCCGAACGAGTTCACGCACGCCTTCCAGCCGCTGCACCAGGTCGCCATCCCCCACATCGGCCTGCTCATCGGCGAGATGTGGGACCTGGAGGCGCTCGCCGACGACTGCGCGGCCGACGGCGTCCACGAGTTCTGGCTCACCGCCGCCCCTCTTCCCATCACCGGCGCCGTCGGCTCCCCGGTCAACCCCCTCGCCGTCAAGTAG